The Salirhabdus salicampi DNA segment ACACCGTGTTGAAATTATCCATTTAAACGGTGACAGTTATCGAATGAAGCATCGAAAGAACATCTTCGGGCAGGAAAGTGTAACAAATTAATCAGCAAAAACTGTAACATTTTACTTGACGGTCACAATTGTTATAATCTTATTGGACAGAGATTTTATAGGAGATTCTACATGGCAATAATCAGGTTATAAAAAGAAAGAGATTGAATTCGGACATCTTTGTAGATGGTTCACTATCGGTATCTACAAACACAGATAATATTTTGGCATAAGACCAATGTACCGTTATTTTCCTATCAGGAGCTTTAGTTCTATAAATTAAAACATTGAACTGTTATAAAATAATTTTTACTCAACATAATCAACGTTATAAGAATTCATTCAGCGGAAGTCATTAATGACTTCCGCTTTTCTTATTAAAGAGATATCATTTCCCAGGGAAGCGCAGGTTCTGACATATTAGCCAAAGCGCTTTATAGGAACATATATAAATATGTTAAATATTGGAGGGGTTTAGCAACGTTTGTCGAATCACTATATTAAGAAAAAATAATTGGTTCATATAACATGGATTATGTAACATTAACATAATAGGCCATGTCAGCAGGATAACGAAACGATAATAAATTATATGTCACAACAAAATGAACAATAACAAAAGGGGACGCAACCATAAGTAACGGTTGCGCCCTTATAACTTTAATTTTAGTTTACATAATATATATTATAGGAAGTAGTAGCAAAATCAATTTATCGCATCTCATAAGTTAAGTATACTTAGGATAGTGAGACAGAATAAAAAATAAGATCATACAAAATTAAGTGTTTAGCGATATTCTAACTAACCAATGGCTTTTTAATCATTGGATCCTCAGCTAGATTGAATTTATTGTTCTTTGGAGTTCTGATCATCTTTGAATATGTGTGTTTACATAAATTATTCCGTTACTATCTAACTTGTTAAGTTACAGCACTGTCCTCATTTATCCTTCATAAGAGAATATTCATCTCAATATATTTCGATTGCACTGTGTTTTGATCAATCGTGCTTCTTTTACTATAATAATTTATCTTTTGTATGAATTGATAGGTTCTTACTTTTACCTACTCAATCTAATTCCAGATTATTATCGCTACACTTGCTAATTCATTCCGTCTCCCCTACCCTATTTGGTAAATTTCACCTATCTGTAGTTTACATAATAATATTACTGATTTCCTGGTGAGTTTTAATATTAATATTTGTAGTAGTTTCATACCTATAAAAATAAACGGAATTATACTATAATGGTGTTAGATGAATATTCTGAATATTCCATATTGCACAAGGAGGTTTTTCTATGACGAAAGCCGTATGGCACCCATCCGAATCATTCAAACAATCAACACGACTATATTCATGGATGCAACAGCTTGGTTATGATGATTATGACTCTTTTTACGAAAAATCAGTTGAAGACATTGCCTGGTTCTGGGAGAAAGCTGTAGATGAACTAGATATTAAGTGGTTTCAAAAGTATAGTGAAGTTCTAGATTTATCAGAAGGGATCCCCTTCCCCAAATGGTTTGTCAATGGGAGAATGAATGTTACATATAACTGTGTAGACAAATGGGCAGACAATGCGACAACGGCTAGTAAACATGCTCTTGTCTGGGAGGGTGACAACGGTGAAGTCACTCAATATACATTTGCCGAATTAAATAAAGAAATTAATAAAGTAGCAAACGGATTGGTCAAGTTGGGAATCCAGCGAGGAGATGTTGTAACTATCTACATGCCTATGATCCCAGAAACGGTCATTGCCATGTTAGCCGTTTCCAAAATAGGTGCAATATTCTCACCTGCGTTTTCCGGTTATAAAGCCGATGCGGTTGCCAAACGATTAAATGCAGCACAAGCAAAGTGGTTAATTACAGCAGATGGATATTATCGTCGCGGAAAAGAAATTCCATTGAAATCGGAGGCGGATAAAGCTGTAAAACAAGCCCCATCTGTCAAAAATGTCATTGTCGTAAATAGGACAAAAAGCGATATTCCGTGGAACCACAATCGTGATATTGAATGGAAAACGATTCGACAAAATGAAAGCGATTTCAACAATGTCGTAACAAACGGCGACGATCCATTTATGATCATTTATACATCTGGAACCACCGGGAAGCCGAAAGGTGCCCTTCACACACATCATGGCTTTCCTATTAAAGCAGCCTTTGATGCAGGTATTTGTATGGATGTTCAACAAGAAGATACACTTTTCTGGTATACCGATATGGGATGGATGATGGGTCCGTTTCTCGTATTTGGTGGTCTCATAAATGGTGCAAGAATTATGCTTTTTGAAGGAACTCCAGATTACCCAAAACCTAATCGTATTTGGGAACTAGTTGAAAATCATCGCGTTACACATCTAGGCATCTCCCCTACTTTAATCCGATCAATTATGAATTTAGGCGACCAATACTTCAAAAAACATGATTTAAATACCTTAAAAATGATTGGTTCCACCGGTGAACCTTGGAATCCTGAACCATGGATGTGGTTATTCAATAATATTTGTAAAAGAAAGGTACCTATTTTCAACTATTCAGGTGGTACGGAAATATCCGGGGGAATATTTGGTAATGTATTTGTAAAGCCAATCTCTCCTGTTACCTTTAACGCTGCTTTACCTGGAATGGATGTGGATGTTTATGATGCAAATGGTCGTCCCGTTCAAAATGAGGTCGGTGAACTCGTGTTAAAACAACCATGGGTCGGCATGACAAACGGTTTTTACCAAGATAATGAACGATATAAAAATACGTACTGGAACCGTTGGGAAGATATTTGGGTTCATGGAGATTGGGTTATAAAAGATGAAGAAGGTTTTTACACGATTACAGGTCGCTCTGATGACACGTTAAATGTGGCTGGTAAACGCATAGGTCCTGCTGAAATTGAATCTATTCTTATTGAACATGATCATGTGTTGGAGGCTGGCGTGATTGGGGCTCCCCATGATTTAAAAGGTGAAGTTCCTATCGCCTTTGTCGTACCTACAAATCAAACGATTAATCCTGAACTATTGCAAGAGGAAGTACAACAATTAGCAGTAGCAAAACTAGGTAAAGCCATTGCTCCGAAGGTTTATCATATCGTTCAGGATCTACCGAAAACCCGTAATGCGAAAGTGATGCGAAGAGCAATTAAATCAGCTTACATGAACGAAGACGGTGGGGATTTATCAGCATTGGAAAATCCCGATTGTCTAGATGAGATTAAACAACTTAAAAGTTCCATTACATAACAAAGTCCCCCAAACGGGGGACTTTGTTATGTTTTTGTGCACAACATCATCGCTTCATCAATTGTTAACGATTTAATTTGATGATCATTATATCGAACTTGAAAATAATCTTGATATTTCTTTTCACTACTTCGTATAAAATCTATAACCGCCCTCCTTTCTTCTTCTGTCTCTGTAGTTCGATTCAACCATACAGGAAAATCAAACGTTTTTTTTCGGTTTTGGATTTTCTCAATACGGAAACCAACTTGAGACAACAATTGTTCCCACCCTGTCACTGATAAGCACTCGTTATGACTATGATCACGCAGTTTTTCAAAAGTGTTCATAAACGTTCCTAAATCTTCGTCTTCAGGAACTACATTATCAATTAATATAAATGTACCTTCCTTTTTCAGAACTCTAGCCACCTCTTTCACAAACTGTAAAGGGTTAGGAAAGTGGTGGGGAGCAATCCGACATGTAACAATATCAAACTGTTGTTGAACAAAAGGTAAATCTTCGGCGTCCGCCCTTACATAAAAGATATTTTCATAGTCTTGTAAATGTATAGCTGTGTTTTGTAACATTGCCTGTGTTAGATCCGTAGCGACCACTTGTTTCACATGGGGAGCTAACGCCTTCGCAACATGCCCTCCACCTGTTGCAATATCTAAAATGACTTGCTCTTTATTTAAACCTAACCATTTCACCATTAATGGCAAATCATCACCTTTGGCATGTGTTTCACTCGTAACATATTCATTTGCATTTTTCGAAAACTGGTTAATTACATCATCTTTATGATTCAAGTGTATCCCTTCTTTCACGCTATACTGGGTAAACCCCATGCTTTCGCTTCGTAAACGTTAGCTCCTTTGTCTCGTATGCTTCAAGACGTTGAATGAGTTCCGTTCGTAATTTGTCAGGTTGGACAATATCGTCAATGACCATCTCCGAAGCTAAACGGTAGATATCTATGTTTTCCTTATACTCCTTCTGTTTCTCTGTAATAAATTCTCTTCTTTCTTCTTCTGGTAGTTCTGCAATCTTATTTGCATAAACTGCATTTACTGCCGCTTCTGGCCCCATTACTGCAATCTGTGCTGATGGTAATGCAATACAACAATCCGGCTCAAATGCAGGCCCTGCCATTGCATATAATCCAGCACCATATGCTTTACGAACAATAACAGAAATCTTCGGCACGGTAGCTTCACTCATAGCGGAGATCATCTTAGCTCCATGACGGATAATACCGGCCCGTTCGACTTTTGTCCCAATCATAAACCCTGGTATGTCAGCCAGGAATAAAAGAGGGATATGATAAGCATCACATAATTGGATAAATTTTGCCGCTTTATCCGCGGAATCGTGGAATAAAACACCACCTTTTACACGAGGCTGGTTGGCAATAATCCCTACAACCTTTCCATCAATTCTTGCAAGACCAGTAATGAGTTCCTTTGCAAACTCCCGTTTTATTTCACAGAAGCTATTCTCGTCTATTACGCGATCTATTAAATCATACATATTAAAAGGTGCGTTTTGGTTCTCGGGAATCAAGTCGGAAATAGACGTTTCAAATTGTTTAGGTTCTTTGGGTTCGACTACCCTTGGCTTCAACGAATAGTTCGCCGGAAAATACGTCAAATATTTTCGTGCAAAGGAAATAGCTTCTTGTTCTGTTTGTACAAGAACATCACCACAGCCAGATATTGAGCAGTGCATTTTTGCTCCGCCCATTTCTTCTAAGGTAACTTTTTCACCAATCACCTTTTCAGCCATCCGTGGAGAGCCTAAATACATAGATGCGTTCCCTTCTACCATAATGACAATATCGCAAAAGGCGGGGATGTATGCACCACCTGCTGCAGAAGGACCGAAAAGCAAACAAACTTGCGGTACTCTGCCAGATAGTTTCACTTGGTTATAAAAGATTCTCCCTGCCCCTCTACGATTAGGGAACATATCTATTTGATCAGTAATCCTTGCCCCTGCGGAATCCACTAAATAAAGCATTGGAACTTCCAACTTTTCTGCTGTTTCTTGAATTCTTAAGATCTTTTCAACAGTACGAGCACCCCAGGACCCTGCTTTTACAGTAGAATCGTTTGCCATAATGCACACTGTCTGCCCATTAATTTTGCCAATTCCGGTTACGACTCCATCAGCTGGTAACGATTCATCCATACAATTCGCAAAAAATGCGTCCTCTATATTCAAATCATGATCAAGTAAGCGTTTCAGACGTTCACGAACAAACAATTTCCCTTTTTCTTCATTCTTTTGGTGGTATTTATGAGCACCACCTTTCTCCATTCGTTCTATTGTTCCCTTTAGTTTTTCGTCCAACGGCACAAAAATTCCTCCCTTACTCCCCTTTATATTGCGGTTTCCGTTTCTCCTTAAATGCCCGTAAACCTTCCATTCGGTCGGCGGTTGGAATGGTAGCCATATAACAGGATTCTTCAATTTTTAATCCTGTTGCTAAATCGGCTTGGATACCATCCTGGATGGCTTTTTTTGCTTGCTTTACTCCTATTGGCCCGTTGCTTGCGATATCTCGTGCAACTTGTAAGGTGAGGTCTTCTAATTTCTCTTGTGTTGTTACTTCTTCAACAATGCCTATATCCTTCGCTTCTCGACCGGTTAAGCGCTTCGCGGTAAAGATTAAATATTTTGCTTTACCAATTCCGATTAATCGGGCTAAGCGTTGGGTTCCTCCAGCACCTGGTATAATTCCTAAAGACGTTTCTGTAAGTCCCATTTGAATTTCTTCACTTGAAATTCGAATGTCACATGCTAATGCCAGCTCTAAGCCACCCCCGAAAGCAACTCCATTCATCGAAGCGATTGTCGGCATCGATAGTTGTTCAATTCGTGTAATCGTTTCTTTTATCTTACGGACCGTTGCAACCGCTTCTTCATCTGTCATTTTTTCTCTTTCCTTCAAATCTGCCCCTGCACAAAATACTTTTTGCCCACTGCCTCTAAATATAACAACTCTGCAGTCGGATTGTTCTACATCAAACAAGACTTGGTTTAAGTCGTCTAATAAACGCAAGGAGAATGCATTGGCTGGTTGATTATCTAATGTAATCATAACAATATGAGAATCATGGATATCCACTTTAACGGTTTTTCTCATAAACATCTCCCTTTGCATTGAATATTTGCATTTGATGGCTTAATAAAGGCTTCTGCAGTTTACTTTGGATAAAGAGTGCCGCCGACTGAAGTTTTTCAGAATCTATGTTAGTGTGAATTTCCATGCCATGTAGCATGTATAGCAAATCATCAGTTGCTAAGTTACCTGTTGCTCCATTAGCATATGGACACCCTCCGAGACCTCCAATGGAACTGTCGAACGTCGTATATCCATGTTGTAACGCTACCAGACAATTCGCTAATGCTGTACCTCGAGTGTTATGAAAATGTAAAGCAATCCTCTCTTTCGGTACGTGTCTTTGGATATACTTCAACACATCTTCTACTTGACTGGGGTGGGCCACACCGATTGTATCTCCCAACGATATTTCATCTACACCTGCTTCTAACAGTCGATCCATCACTAATATGACTTTATCCGTGGAAACAGCACCTTCAATTGGACAACCAAAAACGGTTGAAATATAGCCCCTAACCGGTTTATGTTCTTGTTTGGCTATTTGTATGACTTCTTCTAAGACAGGAAATGTTTCTTCAATTGACTTATTTATGTTTTTTTGGTTGTGAGATTCACTAGCAGACATAAAAATGGAAACTTCGTCGATACTAGCTTCCAAAGCTCGTTCTAAACCTTTTGCGTTAGGCACTAACGCGGCATAGGTGATACCTTCTTTACGGTTAATCCCTTTCACCACTTCCGCTGCATCACTTAATTGCGGAATCCATTTCGGATGGACGAAGGATGAAACTTCAATGTATGAAAGTCCTGTTTCTGATAATCTATTAATCCATTCAATCTTGTCTTCAGTAGATAGCATTTGTTTCTCATTTTGTAATCCGTCCCGAGGACCTACTTCTTTAATGGTTACTTTGTCCGGAAGTTTCATATGTTGCAATCACTCCCTTTCTACTTATATTCAAGAACAGCAATAACATCGCCCTCATCAACAAAATCTCCTTCCTGAACCTTTAACTCCTTTAGAACACCATTGGCTTCTGCTGATATTGGAATTTCCATTTTCATAGACTCTAAAATGACGAGATCTTGAGTAGCGGAAACTTGTTCTCCTTCGTTCACTAACACCTTCCATACACTTCCTGCCATATTTGCAACGATTTCTTTCATTTACGTTTCCTCCTTTAGGAATTGTTTTTCAATGAATGATGTTCTCGTAACCCCTTTTTGAAACAGAGGATGATCAATGACCTTTAACAAAAACGGAAGATTGGTTTTGATTCCTTCAATCTCATATTGGGCGAGAGCATTCTTTAATATTTGAATGGCATCTGTTCGTGTTTTTCCTTTAGTAATTAACTTGGCTATCATTGGATCATAGAATGGTGATACCATGTAAGAAGATTGAACCCCTATCTCATTACGAATGTTAGAACCTGTTGGAGGAGAGAAGGCTTGAATTCTACCTGGTGATGGAAAAAAAGTAGTTGGGTCTTCCGCGTATATACGTACTTCAATTGCATGGCCATTGATCTGTAGGTCTTCTTGGTTCCATTTAAGAGGTTTATGAGCTGCAATATGAATTTGTTGTTCAACAATATCAATCCCGGTAACTTCTTCTGTTACGGGATGTTCTACTTGTAATCTAGTATTCATTTCTAAGAAATAATAATTTTGTTTCTCATCTACTAAAAACTCAATGGTTCCAGCGTTTGTATAATCGATCGCCCTTGCGGCTTTGATAGCAGCGTCCCCCATCTTCTGTCTCGTGTCATCATTCAACAAAGGAGATGGCGCTTCTTCAATAATTTTTTGATGCCTTCTTTGAACCGAACATTCACGTTCAAATACATGTAACACATTCCCATAATGGTCCGCTAATAACTGGATTTCAACATGGTGTGCATCTTCAATAACTTTTTCAATAAACATCGTACCGTCCCCAAAGAAATTTTCAGCTTTTCTTGCATTGCTTTCGAAAGCTTTCACGAGTTCATCCTCTGTATGAACAATTTGCATCCCGATTCCACCACCGCCAGCGGAAGCTTTCAACATAACAGGATAGCCGATATTCCTTGCAAACGATACTGCCGTGTCTACATCTTCAATAGCATCCTCAGATCCGGGAATTACCGGAACACCTGCATCTCTCATGGTTTGTCTTGCTTTAATTTTACTCCCCATCATTTCTATACATCTTGAACTTGGGCCAATAAACGTAATTCCTGCTTCATTACAACGTTTTGCAAAAGTAGGGTTTTCACTTAATAATCCGTATCCCGGATGGATTGCATCAGCACCGGCTTTTTTCGCACAATCAATTATTTTCCCCATGTTTAAGTAACTTTCATGAACTCGTTTACCCCCGATTGGGTAGCTTTCGTTCGCCAATTTAACAAACGGGGCATCTTCGTCTGCTTCCGAATACACCGCTACAGTCGGAATGTTTAACTTTTGACATGTTTTCATAATGCGTACTGCAATTTCTCCACGATTAGCGATTAATATTTTTTGAAAAGGCATAGTAACCCTCCTTTACTGAAACTAGCAACCTAGCTGCCTCGCAATGACGAGCCTTTGTATCTCCGATGTACCTTCACCAATTTCTAATAGTTTTGCATCTCGTAAGTATCGTTCTACCTCATATTCTCGCATATACCCGTAGCCACCATGGATTTGAATCGCTTCATTTGAAGCACGAAAAGCTGTTTCCGTTGCAAATAATTTAGCGTATGCCGCTTCTTTCGTAAACGGTTTTTCCTGATCCTTTAGCCACGCAGCTTTATAAACCATGTTCCGGGCTAACTCTACTTCCATTGCCATATCCGCTAGTTTAAATTGTATTGCCTGGAATTTCGATATTGATTGGCCGAATTGTTTCCTCTCTTTCGCATAGGAAAGCGCTTTGTCTAAAGCACCTTGAGCTATTCCTAAACCTAGTGCAGCTATCGAAATCCGCCCACCATCTAACGTATAGAGAAATTGTTTAAATCCTTTATGGGGATCACCGAGTAAATTTTCTTTTGGCACTTTTACATTGTCTAAAACAATTTCCGCTGTATCTGAACCTCTTACGCCCATTTTGTCGTAATTACTTGAAATGGTCAGGCCATCTGTTTTTGTTGGTACAATGATAGCAGAAATGATGTTTTTACCACGTTCATCTTTTCCTGTTACTGCTGTGACAATCAAAGTATCTGCAAAACTCGCATTCGTAATGAAACATTTTTCCCCATTGATTACATATTCGTCACCTTCTAACATTGCAGTTGTTTTCGTACCACCAGCATCAGAGCCAGCATTTGGTTCTGTTAGCCCAAATGACCCAAGTGCTTGCCCGCTAGCTAACGGGGTCAAATATCGTTTTTTCTGCTCTTCCGTCCCAAAATAGTAAATAGGAGAGGCCCCCAATGAGACAGCTGCTGCATAGCTTAATCCTGTACTTCCACAAACACGACCAATCTCTTCGACTGCGAGAATGTACGTTAATGAATCGCCTCCTGACCCACCATACTGTTCTGGAAAAGGGATCCCCATCAAACCGAGTCTTCCCATTTCTACAAAAATATCACTAGGAAATTCCGCATTACGATCAATCTCAATTGCCCTAGGCTTTATGACACCTTCCGCAAAATTCCGCACCATCTCCCTCGTCATTTCTTGTTCTTTCGTGAGCTCAAAATTCATATATTTCCTCCTTAAAAATTGATGAATTCCAATACCGACTGGTTGGTCGGTTTTAGCCAAATGAAATGTAAACGCTTACGTTTTTGTACATTCATTAGAATGATGCGATGATGATGGTTTGAGTTCTGCTGTTTCCTTTGCTTCGTCAGTCAATATACCTTGCATAATAATATCAGTATAAACAGCCGAAATGTCTTCAATGGACTTTGGGCCATCTTGTCGGTACCATTTGTACGTCCAGTTCACCATTCCTAAAATAGACATACCTGTAATTTCGACCGGCAGTTCGTTACGAAAATGTTGTTGTCGCTGTCCTTCTTGAATGACATCAAAAATAATTTGCTTAAATTCGTCCCTTTTTTTCTTTATTTGTGATTCAAAATGAGGCTTTAAATAGTTACTTTCTTGATAAAAAACAGCAATGTGAGATTTGTAGAGATCAAATACTTTTACGAAGGAATGAATAATTGCTTTCAGTTGTTCGGTGGGGTTTTGGTAGGTTGTAATGGCATGATTTGCTTTCCTTAAAACATATGTGATAAAAGTGTCATGAATTACAAAAAGCAACTCATCTTTCGAATGAAAGTAATGGTAAAAACCACCTTTCGAAGCACCACAGTACTCCACAATGTCCTTTACCGTTACACCGTGAAATCCATGTTTTTCAAATAAATGTAATGATGAGTGTATCATTTTCTCTTTTAAATCAATTTTTCATCATCTCCTTTCTTTCGTACACATTTTACCATAATATTCTGAAAAGAAAAAATGAGTTATAAGGACTATCTTAATCAAGCAAGGTTGGTATAGAGTGTACGACCTTTCACATAATAAAAAAAAACAACCACATAAAGGATGATATACATATGGATCAAGA contains these protein-coding regions:
- a CDS encoding AMP-binding protein — its product is MTKAVWHPSESFKQSTRLYSWMQQLGYDDYDSFYEKSVEDIAWFWEKAVDELDIKWFQKYSEVLDLSEGIPFPKWFVNGRMNVTYNCVDKWADNATTASKHALVWEGDNGEVTQYTFAELNKEINKVANGLVKLGIQRGDVVTIYMPMIPETVIAMLAVSKIGAIFSPAFSGYKADAVAKRLNAAQAKWLITADGYYRRGKEIPLKSEADKAVKQAPSVKNVIVVNRTKSDIPWNHNRDIEWKTIRQNESDFNNVVTNGDDPFMIIYTSGTTGKPKGALHTHHGFPIKAAFDAGICMDVQQEDTLFWYTDMGWMMGPFLVFGGLINGARIMLFEGTPDYPKPNRIWELVENHRVTHLGISPTLIRSIMNLGDQYFKKHDLNTLKMIGSTGEPWNPEPWMWLFNNICKRKVPIFNYSGGTEISGGIFGNVFVKPISPVTFNAALPGMDVDVYDANGRPVQNEVGELVLKQPWVGMTNGFYQDNERYKNTYWNRWEDIWVHGDWVIKDEEGFYTITGRSDDTLNVAGKRIGPAEIESILIEHDHVLEAGVIGAPHDLKGEVPIAFVVPTNQTINPELLQEEVQQLAVAKLGKAIAPKVYHIVQDLPKTRNAKVMRRAIKSAYMNEDGGDLSALENPDCLDEIKQLKSSIT
- a CDS encoding class I SAM-dependent methyltransferase, with translation MNHKDDVINQFSKNANEYVTSETHAKGDDLPLMVKWLGLNKEQVILDIATGGGHVAKALAPHVKQVVATDLTQAMLQNTAIHLQDYENIFYVRADAEDLPFVQQQFDIVTCRIAPHHFPNPLQFVKEVARVLKKEGTFILIDNVVPEDEDLGTFMNTFEKLRDHSHNECLSVTGWEQLLSQVGFRIEKIQNRKKTFDFPVWLNRTTETEEERRAVIDFIRSSEKKYQDYFQVRYNDHQIKSLTIDEAMMLCTKT
- a CDS encoding acyl-CoA carboxylase subunit beta — translated: MEKGGAHKYHQKNEEKGKLFVRERLKRLLDHDLNIEDAFFANCMDESLPADGVVTGIGKINGQTVCIMANDSTVKAGSWGARTVEKILRIQETAEKLEVPMLYLVDSAGARITDQIDMFPNRRGAGRIFYNQVKLSGRVPQVCLLFGPSAAGGAYIPAFCDIVIMVEGNASMYLGSPRMAEKVIGEKVTLEEMGGAKMHCSISGCGDVLVQTEQEAISFARKYLTYFPANYSLKPRVVEPKEPKQFETSISDLIPENQNAPFNMYDLIDRVIDENSFCEIKREFAKELITGLARIDGKVVGIIANQPRVKGGVLFHDSADKAAKFIQLCDAYHIPLLFLADIPGFMIGTKVERAGIIRHGAKMISAMSEATVPKISVIVRKAYGAGLYAMAGPAFEPDCCIALPSAQIAVMGPEAAVNAVYANKIAELPEEERREFITEKQKEYKENIDIYRLASEMVIDDIVQPDKLRTELIQRLEAYETKELTFTKRKHGVYPV
- a CDS encoding enoyl-CoA hydratase; the encoded protein is MRKTVKVDIHDSHIVMITLDNQPANAFSLRLLDDLNQVLFDVEQSDCRVVIFRGSGQKVFCAGADLKEREKMTDEEAVATVRKIKETITRIEQLSMPTIASMNGVAFGGGLELALACDIRISSEEIQMGLTETSLGIIPGAGGTQRLARLIGIGKAKYLIFTAKRLTGREAKDIGIVEEVTTQEKLEDLTLQVARDIASNGPIGVKQAKKAIQDGIQADLATGLKIEESCYMATIPTADRMEGLRAFKEKRKPQYKGE
- a CDS encoding hydroxymethylglutaryl-CoA lyase, whose product is MKLPDKVTIKEVGPRDGLQNEKQMLSTEDKIEWINRLSETGLSYIEVSSFVHPKWIPQLSDAAEVVKGINRKEGITYAALVPNAKGLERALEASIDEVSIFMSASESHNQKNINKSIEETFPVLEEVIQIAKQEHKPVRGYISTVFGCPIEGAVSTDKVILVMDRLLEAGVDEISLGDTIGVAHPSQVEDVLKYIQRHVPKERIALHFHNTRGTALANCLVALQHGYTTFDSSIGGLGGCPYANGATGNLATDDLLYMLHGMEIHTNIDSEKLQSAALFIQSKLQKPLLSHQMQIFNAKGDVYEKNR
- a CDS encoding acetyl-CoA carboxylase biotin carboxyl carrier protein subunit gives rise to the protein MKEIVANMAGSVWKVLVNEGEQVSATQDLVILESMKMEIPISAEANGVLKELKVQEGDFVDEGDVIAVLEYK
- a CDS encoding acetyl-CoA carboxylase biotin carboxylase subunit, with protein sequence MPFQKILIANRGEIAVRIMKTCQKLNIPTVAVYSEADEDAPFVKLANESYPIGGKRVHESYLNMGKIIDCAKKAGADAIHPGYGLLSENPTFAKRCNEAGITFIGPSSRCIEMMGSKIKARQTMRDAGVPVIPGSEDAIEDVDTAVSFARNIGYPVMLKASAGGGGIGMQIVHTEDELVKAFESNARKAENFFGDGTMFIEKVIEDAHHVEIQLLADHYGNVLHVFERECSVQRRHQKIIEEAPSPLLNDDTRQKMGDAAIKAARAIDYTNAGTIEFLVDEKQNYYFLEMNTRLQVEHPVTEEVTGIDIVEQQIHIAAHKPLKWNQEDLQINGHAIEVRIYAEDPTTFFPSPGRIQAFSPPTGSNIRNEIGVQSSYMVSPFYDPMIAKLITKGKTRTDAIQILKNALAQYEIEGIKTNLPFLLKVIDHPLFQKGVTRTSFIEKQFLKEET
- a CDS encoding acyl-CoA dehydrogenase encodes the protein MNFELTKEQEMTREMVRNFAEGVIKPRAIEIDRNAEFPSDIFVEMGRLGLMGIPFPEQYGGSGGDSLTYILAVEEIGRVCGSTGLSYAAAVSLGASPIYYFGTEEQKKRYLTPLASGQALGSFGLTEPNAGSDAGGTKTTAMLEGDEYVINGEKCFITNASFADTLIVTAVTGKDERGKNIISAIIVPTKTDGLTISSNYDKMGVRGSDTAEIVLDNVKVPKENLLGDPHKGFKQFLYTLDGGRISIAALGLGIAQGALDKALSYAKERKQFGQSISKFQAIQFKLADMAMEVELARNMVYKAAWLKDQEKPFTKEAAYAKLFATETAFRASNEAIQIHGGYGYMREYEVERYLRDAKLLEIGEGTSEIQRLVIARQLGC
- a CDS encoding TetR/AcrR family transcriptional regulator; the encoded protein is MIHSSLHLFEKHGFHGVTVKDIVEYCGASKGGFYHYFHSKDELLFVIHDTFITYVLRKANHAITTYQNPTEQLKAIIHSFVKVFDLYKSHIAVFYQESNYLKPHFESQIKKKRDEFKQIIFDVIQEGQRQQHFRNELPVEITGMSILGMVNWTYKWYRQDGPKSIEDISAVYTDIIMQGILTDEAKETAELKPSSSHHSNECTKT